In one window of Streptomyces roseofulvus DNA:
- a CDS encoding alpha-N-arabinofuranosidase: MSLPEHTARFTLDPDFTVGPVDPRLFGSFVEHLGRCVYTGVYEPGHPAADAEGLRTDVLDLVRELGVTAVRYPGGNFVSGYRWEDGVGPVADRPRRLDPAWRTTESNRFGLSEFMGFLRKIGPQAEPMMAVNLGTRGITEAMELVEYANHPGGTALSDLRVAHGDKEPFGIRLWCLGNEMDGTWQTGQKTAEEYGRLAAQTARALRQIDPGLELVACGSSARDLPTFAAWEATVLAETYEVVDHVSLHAYYEEVDGDRDSFLASAVHMEAFIEEVVATCDHVAARLKSGKRLTLSFDEWNVWYQRRPNPHPFEDWQEAPRLLEDVYTVTDAVVLGSLLITLLRHADRIAVACLAQLVNVIAPIMTEPGGPAWRQTTFFPFAQAARHGRGTVLDVRPVSPAYRTEKYGEVPLLHATAVRAEDGSVTVFAVNRDRERSLPLEVALRGCGLTRVVGHSALADADPEARNTLAEPERVVPHEVAGAELSDGVLKAVLEPLSWNVVRLA; encoded by the coding sequence GTGTCACTTCCCGAGCACACCGCCCGCTTCACCCTCGACCCCGACTTCACCGTCGGTCCCGTCGACCCCCGCCTCTTCGGCTCGTTCGTCGAGCACCTGGGGCGCTGCGTCTACACCGGCGTGTACGAGCCCGGCCACCCCGCCGCCGACGCCGAGGGCCTGCGCACCGACGTCCTCGACCTCGTCCGCGAGCTCGGCGTCACCGCCGTGCGCTACCCGGGCGGGAACTTCGTCTCCGGCTACCGGTGGGAGGACGGCGTCGGCCCCGTCGCCGACCGCCCGCGCCGGCTCGACCCCGCCTGGCGGACCACCGAGTCCAACCGCTTCGGCCTGAGCGAGTTCATGGGCTTCCTGCGCAAGATCGGCCCGCAGGCCGAGCCGATGATGGCCGTGAACCTCGGCACCCGCGGCATCACCGAGGCGATGGAGCTCGTCGAGTACGCCAACCACCCCGGCGGCACCGCCCTCTCCGACCTGCGGGTGGCCCACGGCGACAAGGAGCCGTTCGGCATCCGGCTGTGGTGCCTCGGCAACGAGATGGACGGCACCTGGCAGACCGGCCAGAAGACCGCCGAGGAGTACGGCCGGCTCGCGGCCCAGACCGCCCGGGCCCTGCGCCAGATCGACCCGGGCCTCGAACTCGTCGCCTGCGGCAGCTCCGCCCGCGACCTGCCCACCTTCGCGGCCTGGGAGGCGACCGTGCTGGCGGAGACGTACGAGGTCGTGGACCACGTCTCGCTGCACGCCTACTACGAGGAGGTCGACGGCGACCGCGACTCGTTCCTCGCCTCCGCCGTCCACATGGAGGCGTTCATCGAGGAGGTCGTCGCCACCTGCGACCACGTGGCGGCCCGGCTGAAGTCCGGGAAGCGGCTCACGCTCTCCTTCGACGAGTGGAACGTCTGGTACCAGCGCCGCCCCAACCCGCACCCCTTCGAGGACTGGCAGGAGGCGCCCCGGCTTCTGGAGGACGTCTACACGGTCACCGACGCGGTCGTCCTCGGCTCGCTCCTCATCACGCTGCTGCGGCACGCCGACCGGATCGCGGTGGCCTGCCTCGCCCAGCTCGTGAACGTGATCGCGCCGATCATGACCGAACCCGGCGGGCCCGCCTGGCGGCAGACGACCTTCTTCCCCTTCGCGCAGGCCGCGCGGCACGGCCGGGGGACCGTCCTCGACGTGCGGCCGGTCTCGCCCGCGTACCGCACCGAGAAGTACGGCGAGGTGCCGTTGCTGCACGCGACGGCGGTGCGCGCCGAGGACGGGAGCGTCACCGTCTTCGCGGTCAACCGCGACCGGGAGAGGTCGCTTCCGCTGGAAGTCGCCCTGCGGGGATGCGGGTTGACGAGGGTGGTGGGGCACAGCGCGCTCGCCGACGCCGACCCGGAGGCGCGCAACACCCTGGCCGAACCGGAGCGGGTGGTGCCCCACGAGGTGGCCGGGGCGGAGCTCTCGGACGGGGTGCTGAAGGCCGTCCTGGAGCCGCTGTCGTGGAACGTCGTACGGCTGGCCTGA
- a CDS encoding ABC transporter substrate-binding protein, whose protein sequence is MRTHGTVDRRSLLKITGGSVAALGLTAAGCGGGSGSAGDGTVTIRYTWWGSDDRAKRINRSIALFEKKFPKIKVKTDFQPYADFWKKFNTQASGGNTPDVFQNAIGFLRKYDAKNVLLDLREQVEAGHLRMEGFRAGLEKFGEVDGKLLGVPVGSNSMALVIDRAVFEKARVAPQPGWTWDQYHDALAKIRETAGRAGDAGPYGIMYLYDMYLRQQGKAFFTASGLGFTEADLTDWWTKAAARVQSGVYADPKKTIQAKPKSAVTAELAGAEFTWDNFAVRYTAEGKSRYGLAPIPTTDGKRTGQYLGSLMLSASKRTKHPKEVAQFIDFMVHDPEVGTIMGYDRGVPATEAQNAAYVPADEVGKQIAAYEKQLVESRVLEPITPHPAGADVCEAAFLRLSEEMSLGTRTVADAVKQYFAEAKTALGS, encoded by the coding sequence GTGCGTACTCATGGCACTGTCGACCGTCGGAGTCTGCTGAAGATCACGGGTGGCTCGGTGGCGGCACTCGGCCTGACCGCGGCGGGCTGCGGCGGCGGCTCCGGCTCGGCCGGCGACGGAACCGTCACCATCCGGTACACCTGGTGGGGCTCCGACGACCGCGCCAAGCGGATCAACCGGTCGATCGCCCTCTTCGAGAAGAAGTTCCCGAAGATCAAGGTGAAGACCGACTTCCAGCCGTACGCCGACTTCTGGAAGAAGTTCAACACCCAGGCGTCCGGCGGCAACACGCCCGACGTCTTCCAGAACGCCATCGGCTTCCTGCGCAAGTACGACGCCAAGAACGTCCTCCTCGACCTGCGCGAGCAGGTCGAGGCCGGGCACCTCCGCATGGAGGGCTTCCGGGCCGGCCTGGAGAAGTTCGGCGAGGTCGACGGCAAGCTCCTCGGCGTGCCCGTCGGCTCCAACTCGATGGCCCTCGTCATCGACCGGGCCGTCTTCGAGAAGGCCAGGGTCGCCCCGCAGCCCGGCTGGACCTGGGACCAGTACCACGACGCCCTCGCGAAGATCCGGGAGACGGCCGGCCGGGCCGGCGACGCCGGCCCCTACGGGATCATGTACCTGTACGACATGTACCTGCGCCAGCAGGGCAAGGCCTTCTTCACCGCCTCCGGCCTCGGCTTCACCGAGGCCGACCTCACGGACTGGTGGACCAAGGCCGCCGCCCGGGTGCAGTCCGGCGTCTACGCCGACCCGAAGAAGACCATCCAGGCCAAGCCCAAGTCCGCGGTGACCGCCGAACTCGCCGGCGCCGAGTTCACCTGGGACAACTTCGCCGTCCGCTACACCGCCGAGGGCAAGAGCCGGTACGGCCTCGCCCCCATCCCCACCACCGACGGCAAGCGCACCGGACAGTACCTCGGCTCGCTGATGCTCAGCGCCTCCAAGCGCACCAAGCACCCCAAGGAGGTCGCCCAGTTCATCGACTTCATGGTCCACGACCCCGAGGTCGGCACGATCATGGGCTACGACCGGGGCGTCCCCGCGACCGAGGCGCAGAACGCCGCCTACGTGCCCGCCGACGAGGTCGGCAAGCAGATCGCCGCCTACGAGAAGCAGCTCGTCGAGTCCCGCGTCCTGGAGCCGATCACCCCGCACCCGGCCGGCGCCGACGTCTGCGAGGCCGCCTTCCTGCGCCTCTCCGAGGAGATGTCCCTGGGCACCCGGACCGTCGCCGACGCGGTGAAGCAGTACTTCGCCGAGGCGAAGACGGCCCTCGGCTCCTGA
- a CDS encoding carbohydrate ABC transporter permease: MDPAVTTAPKPAAPESPAAAPPGRGAAAAVPAPRGRRPRRPGAAPRSRTARDNLAGYLFMSPWITGFLLLTAGPMAVSLYFAFTDYNLFDAPRWIGLDNFTEMFGDPRWRTSVEVTGWYVLVGTPLKLAAALGVAVLLNQSRRGQGFYRAAFYAPSLIGASVSIAIVWRALFADDAPVDRAQRLLGFDPGGWIGDPDKIIYALVALTVWQFGAPMVIFLAGLKQVPRELYEAAQMDGAGPWRRFWNITLPMISPVLFFNVLLETIHSFQIFGSAYIIGSQGNACGPADGTLVYTCYLYVQGFENSRMGLASAMAWMLLLAVGLVTAVLFWSQRRWVHYEEGGR; this comes from the coding sequence ATGGACCCCGCCGTGACCACCGCACCGAAGCCCGCCGCCCCGGAGTCCCCGGCCGCGGCCCCGCCGGGCCGGGGGGCCGCAGCCGCGGTCCCCGCCCCGCGCGGACGGCGCCCCCGGCGGCCGGGTGCCGCGCCCCGCTCCCGCACCGCCCGCGACAACCTCGCCGGCTACCTCTTCATGTCCCCCTGGATCACCGGCTTCCTGCTGCTGACCGCGGGCCCCATGGCCGTCTCGCTCTACTTCGCCTTCACGGACTACAACCTCTTCGACGCCCCCCGCTGGATCGGCCTCGACAACTTCACCGAGATGTTCGGCGACCCCCGCTGGCGCACCTCCGTCGAGGTCACCGGCTGGTACGTGCTCGTCGGCACCCCGCTGAAACTGGCCGCCGCCCTCGGCGTCGCCGTGCTCCTCAACCAGAGCCGGCGCGGCCAGGGCTTCTACCGGGCCGCCTTCTACGCCCCCTCGCTCATCGGCGCCAGCGTCTCCATCGCCATCGTGTGGCGCGCCCTCTTCGCCGACGACGCGCCCGTCGACCGGGCACAGCGGCTGCTGGGCTTCGACCCGGGCGGCTGGATCGGCGACCCCGACAAGATCATCTACGCGCTGGTGGCGCTCACCGTCTGGCAGTTCGGCGCCCCCATGGTCATCTTCCTCGCCGGGCTCAAGCAGGTGCCCCGCGAGCTGTACGAGGCCGCGCAGATGGACGGCGCGGGACCGTGGCGCCGGTTCTGGAACATCACCCTGCCGATGATCTCCCCGGTGCTCTTCTTCAACGTGCTCCTGGAGACGATCCACTCCTTCCAGATCTTCGGCTCCGCCTACATCATCGGCAGCCAGGGCAACGCCTGCGGCCCGGCCGACGGCACCCTCGTCTACACCTGCTACCTCTACGTCCAGGGCTTCGAGAACAGCCGGATGGGGCTCGCCTCCGCGATGGCCTGGATGCTGCTGCTCGCCGTCGGCCTGGTCACGGCGGTCCTGTTCTGGTCCCAGCGGCGCTGGGTGCACTACGAGGAGGGAGGCCGATGA
- a CDS encoding carbohydrate ABC transporter permease: MSLVRTGARRWNAGAAAWHLGSLAVLAVVLYPVFWVIGGSFKPNDEIVGSLNVIPTDPITDNYRRLADGIADIPISTFFSNSLFLAVASVVGVLVSSSLAAYAFAKIGFAGRNLLFTLMIGTLLLPYHVLLIPQYVLFQKLELINTYTPLLLGKYLATDAFFVFLMVQFMRGLPKELDEAARLDGCGHLRTYWSIVLPLCRPALITSAIFTFINAWNDFLGPLIYLNEPEKYTVSLGLKMFVDQDGVANYGGMIAMSLVALLPVVAFFLAFQRYLIDGMATSGLK, translated from the coding sequence ATGAGCCTCGTCCGCACCGGCGCGCGGCGGTGGAACGCCGGCGCCGCCGCCTGGCACCTCGGCTCCCTCGCCGTGCTCGCGGTGGTTCTCTACCCGGTCTTCTGGGTGATCGGCGGCTCGTTCAAGCCGAACGACGAGATCGTCGGCAGCCTGAACGTCATCCCGACCGACCCCATCACCGACAACTACCGGCGGCTCGCCGACGGCATCGCCGACATCCCCATCTCCACCTTCTTCTCCAACTCGCTCTTCCTCGCGGTCGCTTCGGTCGTCGGCGTGCTGGTCTCCAGCTCGCTCGCCGCGTACGCCTTCGCCAAGATCGGCTTCGCCGGCCGCAACCTGCTCTTCACGCTGATGATCGGCACCCTGCTGCTGCCGTACCACGTGCTCCTCATCCCGCAGTACGTGCTCTTCCAGAAGCTCGAACTGATCAACACCTACACGCCGTTGCTGCTCGGCAAGTACCTCGCCACCGACGCCTTCTTCGTCTTCCTGATGGTGCAGTTCATGCGCGGGCTCCCCAAGGAGCTGGACGAGGCGGCGCGGCTCGACGGGTGCGGGCACCTGCGGACGTACTGGTCGATCGTGCTGCCGCTGTGCCGGCCCGCCCTCATCACCAGCGCGATCTTCACCTTCATCAACGCCTGGAACGACTTCCTGGGCCCGCTGATCTACCTCAACGAACCCGAGAAGTACACGGTGTCGCTCGGCCTGAAGATGTTCGTCGACCAGGACGGCGTCGCCAACTACGGCGGCATGATCGCGATGTCGCTGGTGGCGCTGCTGCCGGTGGTCGCCTTCTTCCTCGCCTTCCAGCGGTACCTGATCGACGGCATGGCCACCTCGGGGCTCAAGTGA
- a CDS encoding Tat pathway signal sequence domain protein, whose protein sequence is MSSIPRRSLLRAAAVAGAAAQFSWVLGRSEAQAAPVAEVAAEERPATLTWLEPGGLGAAGGSTFGVAWPKGVHAGDTAFALTTADGAPVPVQTWTTARWPDGSLKWTAHAVGPEAAGADRFSLAPGTPVAGAKTVTVVETDRRITVDTGVVTAVLGKDGRKLVESLTRDGVRIAGDGRLVLLRQGDLDDGDQGNARWERFDGEISRAVVEQSGPVRAVVRVDGKHRKGNRSWLPFSIRLYFHAGSEALRMVHTITYDGDQNKDFVRGLGVRFTVPMRDACYDRHIRLAGEDAGFLTEAVQGITGLRRDPGAAVRAAQVKGEKLPDPATWDQRVTSRLRYIPTWGDYTLAQLTADGFGIRKRTKAGHGWIPAGGGRRASGFGYVGGASGGLSFGLRDFWQKHPAQLDIRGAAGDEAEVTLWLWSPEAQPMDLRFYHDGMGQDTFPEQLEGLNITYEDYEPGFGTPYGIARTSELMFWANAATPTAAALVAQAAAVRVPPQLAASPEDLVRARVFGGLFSPVDRSTPARARIEDRLDYLFAYYKDQVEQRRWYGFWDYGDIMHTYDEDRHQWRYDVGGYAWDNSELSPDLWLWYAYLRSGRADVFRFAEAMTRHTGEVDVYHLGEWAGLGTRHGVQHFACSAKQQRISTAVYRRPYYFLTADERVGDLMHDLVDSDETFLVLDPIRKIRTEPYTPDRHALSIGFGTDWSGLAAAWLTEWERGGPKAAKAEARLRSTMETIAAQPNGFVQGTGLYDLDTGRFAVADTPVVGVSHLSAMFGLVEMCAELIDLVDMPAFRSAWLDYCRYFNATKAEQAARYGKNFGTLLLFQGHSRQDAYAAAQLNDAKLAQRAWAKFDKSDGYTSAMVWDKTPVRGPAALEPGYEHLWISTNTTALYGLAAIQNLALVGDHLPN, encoded by the coding sequence GTGTCTTCGATACCTCGTCGTTCTCTGCTCAGGGCGGCCGCCGTCGCCGGTGCCGCCGCGCAGTTCAGCTGGGTGCTCGGGCGGAGCGAGGCGCAGGCCGCCCCTGTCGCCGAGGTGGCCGCCGAGGAGCGGCCCGCGACCCTCACATGGCTGGAGCCGGGCGGCCTCGGCGCCGCCGGCGGGTCCACCTTCGGCGTCGCCTGGCCCAAGGGCGTCCACGCCGGTGACACGGCGTTCGCGCTCACCACCGCGGACGGCGCCCCCGTCCCCGTGCAGACCTGGACGACCGCCCGCTGGCCCGACGGCTCGCTGAAGTGGACGGCCCACGCCGTCGGCCCCGAGGCGGCCGGCGCCGACCGCTTCTCGCTCGCGCCCGGCACGCCCGTCGCGGGCGCGAAGACCGTGACGGTCGTGGAGACCGACCGCAGGATCACCGTCGACACCGGTGTCGTGACGGCCGTGCTGGGGAAGGACGGCCGCAAGCTCGTCGAGTCCCTGACCCGCGACGGCGTGAGGATCGCCGGCGACGGGCGGCTCGTGCTGCTGCGCCAGGGCGACCTCGACGACGGCGACCAGGGCAACGCCAGGTGGGAGCGGTTCGACGGCGAGATCTCCCGCGCCGTCGTCGAACAGTCCGGCCCCGTCAGGGCCGTCGTCCGCGTCGACGGCAAGCACCGCAAGGGCAACCGCAGTTGGCTGCCCTTCTCGATCCGGCTGTACTTCCACGCCGGCTCCGAGGCCCTGCGCATGGTCCACACGATCACCTACGACGGCGACCAGAACAAGGACTTCGTCCGCGGCCTCGGCGTCCGCTTCACCGTCCCGATGCGCGACGCCTGCTACGACCGGCACATCCGCCTCGCGGGCGAGGACGCCGGCTTCCTCACCGAGGCCGTGCAGGGCATCACCGGCCTGCGCCGCGACCCCGGCGCCGCCGTCCGCGCGGCACAGGTCAAGGGGGAGAAGCTGCCCGACCCGGCCACCTGGGACCAGCGCGTCACCAGCCGGCTGCGGTACATCCCCACGTGGGGCGACTACACCCTCGCGCAGCTCACCGCGGACGGCTTCGGCATCCGCAAGCGCACCAAGGCCGGCCACGGCTGGATCCCGGCCGGCGGCGGCCGCCGCGCGAGCGGCTTCGGCTACGTCGGCGGCGCGAGCGGCGGACTCTCCTTCGGCCTGCGGGACTTCTGGCAGAAGCACCCCGCCCAGCTCGACATCCGGGGCGCCGCCGGCGACGAGGCCGAGGTGACCCTCTGGCTCTGGTCGCCCGAGGCCCAGCCCATGGACCTGCGCTTCTACCACGACGGCATGGGTCAGGACACCTTCCCCGAGCAGCTGGAGGGCCTCAACATCACCTACGAGGACTACGAGCCCGGCTTCGGCACCCCGTACGGCATCGCCCGCACCAGCGAGCTGATGTTCTGGGCCAACGCCGCCACCCCGACCGCCGCCGCCCTCGTCGCCCAGGCCGCCGCCGTCCGTGTCCCGCCGCAGCTCGCCGCGAGCCCCGAGGACCTGGTCCGCGCCCGCGTCTTCGGCGGCCTGTTCTCGCCCGTCGACCGCTCCACCCCCGCCAGGGCGAGGATCGAGGACCGTCTCGACTACCTCTTCGCCTACTACAAGGACCAGGTCGAACAGCGCCGCTGGTACGGCTTCTGGGACTACGGCGACATCATGCACACCTACGACGAGGACCGGCACCAGTGGCGGTACGACGTCGGCGGCTACGCCTGGGACAACTCCGAGCTCTCGCCCGACCTGTGGCTCTGGTACGCCTACCTCCGGTCCGGCCGCGCCGACGTCTTCCGCTTCGCCGAGGCCATGACCCGCCACACCGGCGAGGTCGACGTCTACCACCTCGGCGAGTGGGCCGGCCTCGGCACCCGCCACGGCGTCCAGCACTTCGCGTGCAGCGCCAAGCAGCAGCGGATCTCCACCGCCGTCTACCGCCGCCCCTACTACTTCCTCACCGCCGACGAACGCGTCGGCGACCTCATGCACGACCTGGTCGACTCCGACGAGACCTTCCTCGTCCTCGACCCCATCCGCAAGATCCGCACCGAGCCCTACACCCCCGACCGCCACGCCCTCTCCATCGGCTTCGGCACCGACTGGAGCGGACTCGCCGCCGCCTGGCTCACCGAGTGGGAGCGCGGCGGACCGAAGGCCGCCAAGGCCGAGGCCCGGCTCCGCTCCACCATGGAGACGATCGCCGCCCAGCCCAACGGCTTCGTCCAGGGCACCGGCCTCTACGACCTGGACACCGGCCGCTTCGCCGTCGCCGACACGCCCGTCGTCGGCGTCTCCCACCTCTCCGCCATGTTCGGCCTGGTCGAGATGTGCGCCGAGCTCATCGACCTCGTCGACATGCCCGCCTTCAGGAGCGCGTGGCTCGACTACTGCCGCTACTTCAACGCCACCAAGGCCGAGCAGGCCGCCCGCTACGGCAAGAACTTCGGCACCCTGCTCCTCTTCCAGGGCCACTCCCGTCAGGACGCCTACGCGGCCGCCCAGTTGAACGACGCCAAGCTCGCCCAGCGCGCCTGGGCCAAGTTCGACAAGAGCGACGGCTACACGTCCGCCATGGTCTGGGACAAGACGCCGGTGCGGGGCCCGGCCGCCCTCGAACCCGGCTACGAGCACCTGTGGATCAGCACCAACACCACCGCCCTCTACGGCCTCGCCGCCATCCAGAACCTCGCCCTCGTCGGCGACCACCTCCCGAACTGA
- a CDS encoding rhamnogalacturonan acetylesterase, producing MKRTPVLAASLLALLAATAPAAHADDSYGQGLDHCAAVAETTALSCHFDLPPGTYDVTVTLGGDTAGATAISGETRRALLAETATGAGERIRRSFTVDVRDPEGEPTGATGSPGLDLLLDGSAPRVAALLVTPAPTATRLFLIGDSTVCDQPGDPYTGWGQRLPVHLKRGVAVANHADGGESTVTFLANPALFDRVEAAVRPGDPVLIQLAHNDKQTDAATYRANLTTLVERVRARGGEPVLVTPIVRRWFNADGTLNNGTALLVNGLGVDHPAEIRALAATLATPLIDLTALTRARVEQLGPEPSKALYLTAEKRDNTHTSVRGATEYAALVAAELKARGLLPQRAFR from the coding sequence TTGAAGCGGACCCCCGTCCTGGCGGCGAGCCTGCTCGCGCTGCTCGCCGCCACCGCGCCCGCCGCCCACGCCGACGACTCCTACGGCCAGGGCCTCGACCACTGCGCCGCCGTCGCCGAGACCACCGCCCTCTCCTGCCACTTCGACCTCCCGCCCGGCACCTACGACGTCACGGTCACCCTCGGCGGCGACACCGCCGGAGCCACCGCGATCAGCGGCGAGACCCGCCGCGCCCTGCTCGCCGAGACCGCGACCGGGGCCGGCGAGCGGATCCGCCGCTCCTTCACCGTCGACGTCCGCGACCCCGAGGGCGAGCCCACGGGAGCCACCGGCAGCCCCGGCCTCGACCTGCTGCTCGACGGCTCCGCCCCGCGCGTGGCGGCCCTCCTCGTCACGCCCGCCCCCACCGCCACCCGCCTCTTCCTGATCGGTGACTCCACCGTCTGCGACCAGCCCGGCGACCCGTACACCGGCTGGGGCCAGCGGCTCCCCGTCCACCTGAAGCGGGGGGTGGCCGTCGCCAACCACGCGGACGGCGGCGAGTCCACCGTCACCTTCCTCGCGAACCCGGCCCTCTTCGACCGGGTGGAGGCCGCCGTACGGCCCGGCGACCCGGTCCTCATCCAGCTCGCCCACAACGACAAGCAGACCGACGCCGCCACCTACCGGGCCAACCTCACGACCCTGGTCGAGCGGGTACGGGCCAGGGGCGGCGAGCCCGTCCTCGTCACCCCGATCGTCCGCCGCTGGTTCAACGCGGACGGCACCCTGAACAACGGGACCGCCCTGCTCGTCAACGGTCTCGGCGTCGACCACCCGGCCGAGATCCGGGCCCTCGCCGCCACCCTCGCCACCCCGCTGATCGACCTCACGGCCCTCACCAGGGCCCGGGTCGAGCAGCTCGGCCCCGAGCCCTCCAAGGCGCTCTACCTGACGGCCGAGAAGCGGGACAACACCCACACCTCGGTCCGCGGCGCCACCGAGTACGCGGCGCTGGTCGCCGCCGAACTGAAGGCCCGGGGCCTGCTGCCCCAGCGTGCCTTCCGCTAG